AAAATTATCAGGGGAACCTTACTGAAGCTGTACGAAAATCATTAATACAGATAAATGGTTCTTATGCCATAGGCGTAATTTCCAAACAGGAACCAGATAAAATTGTTGTTGCTAAAAAGTATAGCCCTTTGGTTATAGGTATAGGTGAAAAAGAAATGTATATTGCCTCAGATATCCCAGCATTACTGAATTATACCAAGAAAGTTATTTTTTTAGGTGAAAATGAAATTGCTACTATTAGCAAAGATAGGATACAGATAATTGATTGTAAGGGAAAGGATATCAAAAAGGAAATAATGAATATCGAATGGGACGCTGAGATGGCAGAAAAAGGTGGGTATAAACATTTTATGTTGAAAGAAATATTTCAACAGCCATTAGTTATCAGAGAAAATTTAGAAAAGTATATCTATAAGAGAAGGATTAATCTATCCTGTGTGAAATTTCCTGTAAATAAATTGTATCTAATAGAAAAGATACATATAGTAGCCTGTGGTACTGCATCATATGCCGCACTGGTTGGCAAATATGTCATTGAAAGTTTAACTGGTATCCCAGTAGAAGTTGATTATGCTTCAGAATTTCGATATAGGACTCAAATATTAAATAAAAAAACACTTATGATAATAATCTCCCAGTCAGGTGAAACAGCTGATACTATAGCAGCTATGAATAAATGCCGTGGAAAAGTCCTTTCCACTTTAGCTATTGTAAATGTCAGAGGTAGCACCATTAGCCGGGAAGCAAACCAGGTCATGCATATTAATGCTGGTCCGGAGATTGGGGTTGCCTCAACAAAAGCATTTATTGGTCAATTAATTTCATTATATTTGCTGGCAGTGTTGCTAGGAAAAATAAAAAATAAGATCACAGAACAAGATGAAGTTGAAATTATATCTGAAATGATGAAATTACCTCAAAAAATTGAAATAATTCTTCAACAAAATGATATAATAAAATCAATTTCTCACCAATTTTTAAATTGTAAACACTTTCTTTATTTAGGCAGAGATATTAATTTTCCGATTGCTCTGGAAGGAGCTTTGAAATTAAAAGAAATTTCCTATATTCATGCTGAAGCTTATCCAGCTGGTGAAATGAAACATGGGCCTATTGCCTTGCTTGATAAAAACTTTCCTGTTTTAGCAATAGCATTAAGGGATAAGGTTTATGATAAAATAATTAATAACATCAAAGAAGTAATTACCAGAATGGCCAAGGTAATTGTTATTGCCAGTGAAGGAGATACACAAATTTCAGAAATTGTAGATAAGGTAATATATATACCTGTTGTGGAAAAGATGATTCTCTACCCTATATTATCAGTCATTCCACTTCAGTTATTTGCTTATCATATTGCTGACCAGTTAGGTAGGGATGTGGATAAGCCAAGAAATTTAGCAAAGAGTGTAACTGTGGAATAAAAAGATATAAATCTTATCTGAATAATAAAAATTATCTTTCTCAGATATTTCAAAAACGATTCATAATAAAGGAGAACTTATTATTTATTAAATAAATAGTTTTTTAATAGTAGGTAAAAATGATTATCGGATTAGGAATAGATTTAGTAGAAATAGATAGGATTCAAAATATTATTACAAAATGGAATCTTAATTTTTTGAATAAGGTATACACCTCAAATGAAATAAGCTACTGTGAGCAAAAAAATGAGTATCGCTTCCAGTCTTATGCTGGATACTTTGCAGCAAAAGAAGCCTTGACAAAAGCTATTGGTACAGGTATGCAGGGTATTAAATGGAAAGAAATTGAGATTAGAAAAGATACCTTAGGAAAACCATTTCTTTACCTTTCAGGTCAGGCAAAGAGCATTGCTGTTAAAAGAATGATATCTAATATTAATCTTAGTATTTCTCATACCAGAAAACTAGCCATTGCTCAGGTAATTATTGAAGATTAGTTTTTTTAAATAAAAGGAGGGTGAGATGAAAGAATTATTAGGTTCTATATGGTTAGAAATAAATTTAGATGCAGTTAAATACAACGTACAAAACATTAGGAGATTGATAGGTAAACAAGTAAAAATTATGGGTATTGTAAAAGGAAATGGATATGGGCATGATGCTGTAGAAATATCTAAAATAATTCTAGAACACGGCATTGATCAGCTTGCTGTAGCTAGAATTGAAGAGGCTATTTTTTTAAGAAAAAATAATATCAAAGCTCCAATATTAGTACTGGGAGTATCATTACAAGAACAAATTAAATTATATTTAGATTACCAGATAATGGCTACTATAAGTGATTTATATAATGCCCAAATATTCAATGAACTTGTAGCCAAATCTAATCAAAAAATAAAAGTGCACCTAAAAATTGAAACTGGAATGGGCAGATTGGGCATTAAACCTGCAGAAATAAGAAATATTTTTTCTGAATTGAAAA
This genomic interval from Atribacterota bacterium contains the following:
- the glmS gene encoding glutamine--fructose-6-phosphate transaminase (isomerizing); the encoded protein is MCGIIGYIGDKNVLPILIQGLKKLEYRGYDSAGIAVLDKSNKIKIKKCKGRITNLEGLLTKCNIVGRIGLGHTRWATHGCPSDNNAHPHFSSNSEIAVVHNGIIENYLTIKNKLIASGFNFLSETDTEVIPNLIQKNYQGNLTEAVRKSLIQINGSYAIGVISKQEPDKIVVAKKYSPLVIGIGEKEMYIASDIPALLNYTKKVIFLGENEIATISKDRIQIIDCKGKDIKKEIMNIEWDAEMAEKGGYKHFMLKEIFQQPLVIRENLEKYIYKRRINLSCVKFPVNKLYLIEKIHIVACGTASYAALVGKYVIESLTGIPVEVDYASEFRYRTQILNKKTLMIIISQSGETADTIAAMNKCRGKVLSTLAIVNVRGSTISREANQVMHINAGPEIGVASTKAFIGQLISLYLLAVLLGKIKNKITEQDEVEIISEMMKLPQKIEIILQQNDIIKSISHQFLNCKHFLYLGRDINFPIALEGALKLKEISYIHAEAYPAGEMKHGPIALLDKNFPVLAIALRDKVYDKIINNIKEVITRMAKVIVIASEGDTQISEIVDKVIYIPVVEKMILYPILSVIPLQLFAYHIADQLGRDVDKPRNLAKSVTVE
- the acpS gene encoding holo-ACP synthase, translating into MIIGLGIDLVEIDRIQNIITKWNLNFLNKVYTSNEISYCEQKNEYRFQSYAGYFAAKEALTKAIGTGMQGIKWKEIEIRKDTLGKPFLYLSGQAKSIAVKRMISNINLSISHTRKLAIAQVIIED